One window of the Eucalyptus grandis isolate ANBG69807.140 chromosome 8, ASM1654582v1, whole genome shotgun sequence genome contains the following:
- the LOC120286705 gene encoding protein NRT1/ PTR FAMILY 5.2-like isoform X1 encodes MSLVEEGADDYTQDGTVDLRGNPVRRSKRGGWTACSFVVVYEVFERMAYYGISSNLVLYMTKKLHQGTVKSSNNVTNWVGTIWITPVLGAYIADAHLGRYWTFIVASAIYLAGMLVLTMAVSLPGLRPPHCSEANVDNCKKASTLQLAVFFGALYTLAIGTGGTKPNISTIGADQFDDFHPKEKAHKLSFFNWWMFSIFFGTLFANTILVYIQDNVGWALGYGLPTVGLAISIGIFLAGTRYYRHRVPAGSPFTRMARVIVAAVRKWRVRVPSDAKELYELDLHEYAKNGKFRIDSTPTLRFLNKACVQTGTTSPWKLCSVTQVEETKQMLRMIPILIATFVPSCMMAQINTLFVKQGTTLDRSIGSFKIPAASLSGFVTISMLVSVVLYDRFFVKIMQRWTKNPRGVSLLCRMGIGLVLHIVIMTVASFTEKWRLRVAREHNLVESGGQIPMTIFILLPQFLLMGTADAFLEVAKIEFFYDQAPESMKSLGTSYSMTTLGVGNFLSSFCLSTVADITERHGHHGWILNNLNASHLDYYYAFFVVLNVLNFAFFLFVAKLYVYRAEVSDSMVVLKEELKGLEKVHNQEVPVT; translated from the exons atgtcactGGTAGAAGAAGGAGCTGATGATTACACCCAAGATGGGACCGTTGATCTCCGAGGAAATCCTGTCCGCCGGTCGAAGCGCGGCGGATGGACCGCCTGCTCCTTCGTCGttg TGTACGAAGTCTTCGAGAGGATGGCGTACTATGGGATCTCGTCCAACCTCGTGCTCTACATGACCAAGAAGTTACACCAAGGCACGGTCAAGTCGTCCAACAACGTTACCAATTGGGTCGGCACCATCTGGATCACCCCTGTCCTGGGCGCGTACATCGCGGATGCCCATCTCGGCCGCTATTGGACCTTCATCGTCGCGTCCGCCATCTATCTCGCG GGCATGTTGGTGTTGACCATGGCCGTCTCGCTTCCCGGCCTCAGGCCGCCTCACTGCTCAGAGGCGAACGTCGACAATTGCAAGAAGGCCTCCACGTTGCAGCTTGCTGTCTTTTTCGGCGCGCTGTACACGCTGGCGATCGGCACTGGCGGGACCAAGCCCAACATCTCGACGATCGGCGCGGACCAGTTCGACGACTTTCACCCGAAGGAGAAGGCCCACAAGCTCTCCTTCTTCAACTGGTGGATGTTCAGCATCTTCTTTGGGACCCTCTTTGCCAACACCATCCTCGTGTATATACAGGACAATGTAGGCTGGGCTCTCGGGTATGGGCTCCCCACCGTCGGGCTCGCGATCTCAATCGGGATCTTCCTCGCAGGGACCCGTTATTACCGGCACCGGGTGCCTGCGGGCAGCCCGTTCACAAGGATGGCCCGGGTTATCGTGGCTGCCGTGAGGAAGTGGAGGGTGCGGGTCCCGAGTGATGCGAAGGAGCTTTATGAGCTCGACCTGCATGAGTATGCAAAGAACGGGAAATTTAGGATTGACTCAACACCAACCTTGAG ATTCCTGAACAAAGCATGCGTCCAAACCGGTACGACTTCTCCGTGGAAGCTATGCTCGGTCACCCAAGTCgaggaaacaaaacaaatgcTGCGGATGATCCCTATCCTGATCGCGACTTTCGTCCCAAGCTGCATGATGGCTCAAATCAATACCCTCTTCGTCAAGCAAGGGACTACCTTAGATAGAAGCATCGGCAGCTTCAAGATCCCCGCGGCGAGTCTATCTGGATTCGTGACCATCTCGATGCTCGTTTCTGTTGTGTTGTACGATCGCTTTTTCGTCAAGATCATGCAAAGATGGACCAAGAACCCGAGAGGCGTCAGTCTTCTTTGCAGGATGGGGATCGGCCTCGTCCTCCACATCGTGATCATGACTGTGGCGTCCTTCACCGAGAAATGGAGGCTCCGAGTGGCTAGGGAGCACAATTTGGTTGAATCGGGAGGACAAATCCCAATGACGATCTTCATTCTGCTTCCTCAATTCTTGCTCATGGGAACGGCTGATGCATTCCTGGAAGTAGCAAAGATCGAGTTCTTCTATGACCAAGCGCCGGAGAGCATGAAGAGCTTGGGCACGTCTTATTCAATGACCACTTTGGGGGTCGGGAACTTCCTTAGCAGCTTCTGCCTATCCACCGTCGCAGATATCACTGAGAGGCACGGCCACCATGGGTGGATACTAAACAACCTGAATGCATCGCACCTCGACTATTACTATGCCTTCTTTGTGGTGCTCAACGTCTTGAATTTTGCATTCTTCCTGTTTGTGGCGAAACTCTATGTGTATCGTGCCGAGGTCTCAGATTCGATGGTGG
- the LOC120286705 gene encoding protein NRT1/ PTR FAMILY 5.2-like isoform X2, producing the protein MAYYGISSNLVLYMTKKLHQGTVKSSNNVTNWVGTIWITPVLGAYIADAHLGRYWTFIVASAIYLAGMLVLTMAVSLPGLRPPHCSEANVDNCKKASTLQLAVFFGALYTLAIGTGGTKPNISTIGADQFDDFHPKEKAHKLSFFNWWMFSIFFGTLFANTILVYIQDNVGWALGYGLPTVGLAISIGIFLAGTRYYRHRVPAGSPFTRMARVIVAAVRKWRVRVPSDAKELYELDLHEYAKNGKFRIDSTPTLRFLNKACVQTGTTSPWKLCSVTQVEETKQMLRMIPILIATFVPSCMMAQINTLFVKQGTTLDRSIGSFKIPAASLSGFVTISMLVSVVLYDRFFVKIMQRWTKNPRGVSLLCRMGIGLVLHIVIMTVASFTEKWRLRVAREHNLVESGGQIPMTIFILLPQFLLMGTADAFLEVAKIEFFYDQAPESMKSLGTSYSMTTLGVGNFLSSFCLSTVADITERHGHHGWILNNLNASHLDYYYAFFVVLNVLNFAFFLFVAKLYVYRAEVSDSMVVLKEELKGLEKVHNQEVPVT; encoded by the exons ATGGCGTACTATGGGATCTCGTCCAACCTCGTGCTCTACATGACCAAGAAGTTACACCAAGGCACGGTCAAGTCGTCCAACAACGTTACCAATTGGGTCGGCACCATCTGGATCACCCCTGTCCTGGGCGCGTACATCGCGGATGCCCATCTCGGCCGCTATTGGACCTTCATCGTCGCGTCCGCCATCTATCTCGCG GGCATGTTGGTGTTGACCATGGCCGTCTCGCTTCCCGGCCTCAGGCCGCCTCACTGCTCAGAGGCGAACGTCGACAATTGCAAGAAGGCCTCCACGTTGCAGCTTGCTGTCTTTTTCGGCGCGCTGTACACGCTGGCGATCGGCACTGGCGGGACCAAGCCCAACATCTCGACGATCGGCGCGGACCAGTTCGACGACTTTCACCCGAAGGAGAAGGCCCACAAGCTCTCCTTCTTCAACTGGTGGATGTTCAGCATCTTCTTTGGGACCCTCTTTGCCAACACCATCCTCGTGTATATACAGGACAATGTAGGCTGGGCTCTCGGGTATGGGCTCCCCACCGTCGGGCTCGCGATCTCAATCGGGATCTTCCTCGCAGGGACCCGTTATTACCGGCACCGGGTGCCTGCGGGCAGCCCGTTCACAAGGATGGCCCGGGTTATCGTGGCTGCCGTGAGGAAGTGGAGGGTGCGGGTCCCGAGTGATGCGAAGGAGCTTTATGAGCTCGACCTGCATGAGTATGCAAAGAACGGGAAATTTAGGATTGACTCAACACCAACCTTGAG ATTCCTGAACAAAGCATGCGTCCAAACCGGTACGACTTCTCCGTGGAAGCTATGCTCGGTCACCCAAGTCgaggaaacaaaacaaatgcTGCGGATGATCCCTATCCTGATCGCGACTTTCGTCCCAAGCTGCATGATGGCTCAAATCAATACCCTCTTCGTCAAGCAAGGGACTACCTTAGATAGAAGCATCGGCAGCTTCAAGATCCCCGCGGCGAGTCTATCTGGATTCGTGACCATCTCGATGCTCGTTTCTGTTGTGTTGTACGATCGCTTTTTCGTCAAGATCATGCAAAGATGGACCAAGAACCCGAGAGGCGTCAGTCTTCTTTGCAGGATGGGGATCGGCCTCGTCCTCCACATCGTGATCATGACTGTGGCGTCCTTCACCGAGAAATGGAGGCTCCGAGTGGCTAGGGAGCACAATTTGGTTGAATCGGGAGGACAAATCCCAATGACGATCTTCATTCTGCTTCCTCAATTCTTGCTCATGGGAACGGCTGATGCATTCCTGGAAGTAGCAAAGATCGAGTTCTTCTATGACCAAGCGCCGGAGAGCATGAAGAGCTTGGGCACGTCTTATTCAATGACCACTTTGGGGGTCGGGAACTTCCTTAGCAGCTTCTGCCTATCCACCGTCGCAGATATCACTGAGAGGCACGGCCACCATGGGTGGATACTAAACAACCTGAATGCATCGCACCTCGACTATTACTATGCCTTCTTTGTGGTGCTCAACGTCTTGAATTTTGCATTCTTCCTGTTTGTGGCGAAACTCTATGTGTATCGTGCCGAGGTCTCAGATTCGATGGTGG